GCCGCCATCTCTGAGCGGCCCGTACATGGTTTGGGCCGCCATCTCTGGGCGGCCGGAACCATGTCTTGTCCGCCCGGAGATGGCGGCCCAAACCATGTACGGGCCGCCCAGAGATGGCGGCCGTGACATGGTTTGGGCCGCCATCTCTGGGGGGGCCCGTACATGGTTTGGGCCGCCATCTCTGGGGGGCCCGTACATGGTTTGGGCCGCCATCTCTTGGCGGCCCAAATAatctgaactttttttttttgaattttttcggAATTGTAGgctacttaaaaaaataaattgttataattattttttaaaaaaattatttatttatttattaatgtagattaaaaaataatgtgattttttatataattccTTTATAATTTATATAATGTCTTAATGAAAAGTGAATaagtataattttttatattttatataatgTCTTAATGAAAAATGAATAATTATAATTTGAAAGCatatatttgtttatttaatgttATCAAATGATTTAAATAAGTTCAAAACATATATTTGTTCTTATCGTCGAGTTAAAAAATAAGTTACGAACAACGTTGTAATTATATAATTTAATTGGTGATTTCGTTATTTAAATGGCATGGAATTTGTCAAATTATGAATAGGATGTTTAAAAAGTAAATTCAATGTACGCTATATACTATAAATTTTTAGCGTATGCATtaagtaataaaataatattgaaaatattttactataaatattattttagctTTGCGTTAATTTAAATTAGAGAAATATAAATATCAATGTTGTGCTTTTTTAATAGGTTCCACTTCCGGATTATGGTGGTGACGGTGTTGACTATAGTGATCGATTTGTGATAAATGAAATTTTTGATGGTTTTGAGAACGCGGCGAATTGGGCAAGGCAAGTTGCTATCGGATTAGGATTCATCTTGATAGGTAGCTCGTACAAAAAGACGTGAAAGGATGGTCGAATGTACCAGTACTTGAAATGTGGCCGTGGAAGGAGAGAAAACAATTCTAGGGATCCAGAGATCGCAAAACGTCCGAACACAAAAGGCAAGGCATGTGGTTGTCGGTTTACGATTAACTGTGAACAACTACGAGTAGAAGAAAATAATTGGGTTATTGAGTTGCTTCATGATCGTGGCACACATAACCACGAACTGATTGTGTACCCGGAGGGTCACCGCGGTGTCAGCGGTCTGAGTGAAGGCGCGAAGGAAGTTATTCGTGAGATGAAAGATGCACAAGCTAAGCCAAAACACATTATGGTGGCCATTAAGAACAAGTATCCAGATGACCATCCCAACATGAGGCACATTTACAACTTCAAAGATAAGATCAGGCGAGAAGGTTCAGAAGGAAGAAACGTAGCTAAGCAGATGTTGCATCTAGCGAGAGAGCACAACTACATAAACTGGGTCTCATGTAGTGACCGTACGAGAAAAGTCATAAACCGCGCATTCTTAGCTCACCCTGCAATGGTGGAGGTGTTACGCACATATCCACTTGTTATTGGTCTGGATTCGACGTACAAGACAAATAGATATGGATTTCCATTCTTGGAGATTGTTGGCGTGACACCAACGAATCAGAATTTCCTCATCGCCTACGCATTTATGAAGGACGAGACAGCAATGAGCTACCGTTGGGTGTTACAGAAGTTGAAGTTGCTCCTCAGGGAGGCCATCATTCCCACGGCTATCCTTACGGATAAAGAGGGTGGTCTTATGAGACCGGTCGCTGAGGTATTCCCACATTCTCGACATTTGCTATGTACTTGGCATATCAACCATGACGTGGAGGCCCGTGTATCATTTTTGTGCAACAAGAACAAGGATGCTGGTGCGGCGTTCAAGAATGGAGTATGGAAAAGAATCATGGAGGCTTTGACCGAGGAAGAATATGAACGTGCAGTTGTAGTCATGGAAGATCGTTATGGAAGATGGCCGGCAGTCCTCGATTATGTGCATAAAACGTGGCTTAATGATCATCGGAAGAAATTCGTCTTAGCTTGGACGAATGAGGTCCTTCACTTTGGCAACATAAGGACTTGTAGGGTTGAGAGTCAACACTCCGTCATTAAGAGTTGGCTTGGAAGTTCTCAAGGGTCGTTGGATACTGTTTTTAGAAAAGTGCATGCGTCGATCAATAACCAAGTTACAGAGATTAAAAATGGTTTGGAGGGTTCGAGGCGGCGACACGGTGTTCTGTTCAAGCATTATCTATACCAACACCTTATTGGTCGTGTTTCCCACCATGCTTTGGAACTTATTCTGGATGAACATACGAGGATGCGAAATTTAAGTACCGAGGTGTACGAGAGGTGTGGTTGTGCTATGTTAACGACTCATGGACTCCCTTGTGCTTGCAACATATTTACGGCGCTCCAAGGTGGAGTTGGGATATACATTGACCTTGTTCATCCATTTTGGAGGACCTTGGAGATTGGAGAAGGGGCGGAGATTCCAGAGGTTGTGGCGGAGTCCGCACAAGTTACTGAGCTGTTTCGATCCCTCGTCGACGATGTATTAGCTAGAGATATTGCCGTTATTCGAGATATTTCAAGGATCGTTCACAATGAGTTACATCTAGAGCATGCAGGTTATGAGGAACCGGAGCCCAACTTAACTAGGAGAGGGAGGCCAAGGAGACAAAGAAACTCAACTACAAGGAATCTGAGCTTGATCGAACATGTGCGGAATACGGGCCCTCGTACGATTTCTGATCAAGGGGCTTCGTCATCGGGAAACCCACAATCAAGATCTTCCCTAGGTACAAGTTATTTTATtacatatatttatttcatatatttatttcttatTGTGGGGAAACTAATCGTTTTTTTCATTTTACAGGGAGTTACATGAGCATTGATCTAATTCCACCTCGTTTCAAGGAATCCTTACCGGACTTCATGTTGCAGTATATTAGAGGATATCGTGATGTTATACCTAATGGTAACTGCGGATTTCGATGTGCAGCAGAGTTCTTTTTAGGTGATCAAGAACGTTATGGCGAGATTCTTTCAACGGTTGTGGGAGAGATTAAAAAGCTTGATCAATACAAGAGAGTTTATCTTCCGGAAACTATAAGTAATGCCTCGTATCGAATAGATTGGAGAGGTGGAATGTGTGGACAAGAACATTGGATGATTACTGATCCAGATTTATGGCCGATAGCCACACACTTCAATGCGGTTGTGGTCATCTTTGCAATCGGTGGTGAATCCAGTTTAATCCCATCCGCGACCATTCTTCCGTTGGAAAACCGATATGAAGCAACTAGGACGACGAAGGAGATTGTTTTGGCATTTGTAAATAAGTGTCACTACATTCTTTTGGATATGGCGCCCGATTGTCCATTACCATCAATACCCCACCGTTGGAGAGCATTAGCAGATTATGGCGTTCGTGAATGGGAATCAAGATATGAGACTAGGATTCAAGCTTGGACTCGATATTCCGACGAGTTTAATTTTAGGATGGGCAGATATTAGTGCAATCATTGTAATTGATTTAAGTATGGTCAAATATTAGTGCAATCATTGTAATTGATATCAAGTGCGGATGTACTATTAATATTACTACTTATATTTTTCGGCGTTATTTATAAACATTTAGTCATTTTTTCTGAGCCTAAtttcataacatgttaattaaaataaaaccaTTGTCTTAAAAGTTCTATAAATTGAAATTAGATATAAAGTCCATAAAATGTAATCAAATAAATTGTCCATAAAACGAAATTACATACAAATCCATAAAGTGTCCACgatatgaaataaataacaaagtcTAAAACGAAATTACATATAAAATCCATAAAATGTCCACAAAATGAAATCAATAACAAAGTCTATAGAAACTCTCATACGATCACATGCTATCACAAACAACCTTCCACTCTTGAACTCTGTAGCGGCTAATGTAGTCGGGTGACTCGGATCATTCTTCTCTTGTAATAACGCATGGATCACTTGCTCATATCGGCCAACCCACTGCAATGCaatatgaattaaattaaaatgaaatcgACAATAAAATAACTAAATGGTTAACAACAATTAAACGAGCATTTGTACTTACATATTCGGTATGAGTCCGATCATGTATAGGCGTAACCACCGGAACTTCACCAAAACCAGGAGTAATGTGTGGATGAGACCATTCGAGGAACCAACTCATGTACTGCTCATCAAACGCGTAAGGCACACCTTCAGGAACAGGCGCCAAAGACGAGAGAATCAGGCAAGAGGAGTAACCGGCTGCAAAACGATCCCACCACTTTGATACATATGACAAGTCGTGGAAATCCACCTCATAATGCCTAAAGTTAGGTGGCCTATACGCTTTGCCAATGAACAGGACATCCTGCGGAATACGCTGCATATACCCCAACTGCCTAGTAACACGATCAAGGTTATACATCTCACCGATATCACGATAACATATTGGCCCCATGTAAACAGTTCTCGGACACTGAACAGCGGGGTCGTCGCAAAATGGTGTCCACACAACCTAAGTTAAAAcacaaattattattataactaTGTTAAAAACACAACAAAACCAAAGATAAAACAAATGAATTTCACAATACCTCCTCTGGTGTCAATCTATCAAGCCTAGCACGAAACGAAACCAATCTATACTTGTCCTTACTCTCAGCAGCATAAACCCAACTCGATGCTAGAGGTTCATCAGGTCCTACATCTTTTCGGACCGAGCGAGGTCGGAAACAAGGAAAATGCTCATAAATCCACGCCTGAAGAAGCATCAAACAACCTCCGATACCTCGTGACTCTGACCGTGAAGCTACACCTAGCTGGCGGTAAAGAAAATCTAAACAAGCCGATCCCCAAGAATATTTCGGTACATCATCCAGTCTATCGAGATCAAGCAAGATCTTTGAAAAAAGCCGACTCTTAGTCTTATCAGTAAACAAACAACATCCAATAGTAGATATCAACCACCCAGTCACTTAGCACGTTTCATCCCTACCCGACGCTGAACATTTTCCCAAAATAGTGGAAATCTTCACACCGCCTTTCACACAATGGGCCCCTCGAAGGATCTCCTCTCTAACCGAAAGCAACTCACCAACCCGACTAATCAAGGACCTCTCACGGTCTGTCTCAGAGCAACTCAATGCACGTCCATCAATAGGGATCCCCAGTATCGCCTGAACGTCATGCAACATGATCGTCATCTCTCCAAATGGAAGGTGAAAAGTATTCGTATCCGGTTGCCACCTCTCCACGAAAGCAGATATCAAAGGAGCATCAATGTGGGGAGCCATGATCATAGGCAAATGACTCACCGAAGAACGAAGAACCTTCTCTTTGACTTCACAACTCATGCGATAAAACCAGTCATTAATCCGCTTACAAACCAAAAATCTACACTGGCAATGAAGATTACCTCGATCTAAAGTGACATCCCATAGACATGCAGCAACGTAACGTGAGCCGGATAGCTAGGAATCAGGCTACCAAGTCTAGGACCTCCGCCCATTGGGCCAGTAAAGACAGAATCGACTCTAGCCCTAACCATGCGATCTCGACGGCTATGCCCGGTGGTCGCCGAACTCCCCTCAGAGCTACGAACAAATTTACCCTCACGTCTCTGAATAATAACAGGAGCCGAAGAGCGATTGGGTGGAACAACACCCGTGACGACCCTCTCCTCAGCGCGCGTGACCCTGTCCTCTGCACGCGTGTCCCCCTCCTCGGTGCGCGTGTCCCTCCCCTTGGCGTC
This sequence is a window from Spinacia oleracea cultivar Varoflay chromosome 1, BTI_SOV_V1, whole genome shotgun sequence. Protein-coding genes within it:
- the LOC110791813 gene encoding uncharacterized protein yields the protein MYQYLKCGRGRRENNSRDPEIAKRPNTKGKACGCRFTINCEQLRVEENNWVIELLHDRGTHNHELIVYPEGHRGVSGLSEGAKEVIREMKDAQAKPKHIMVAIKNKYPDDHPNMRHIYNFKDKIRREGSEGRNVAKQMLHLAREHNYINWVSCSDRTRKVINRAFLAHPAMVEVLRTYPLVIGLDSTYKTNRYGFPFLEIVGVTPTNQNFLIAYAFMKDETAMSYRWVLQKLKLLLREAIIPTAILTDKEGGLMRPVAEVFPHSRHLLCTWHINHDVEARVSFLCNKNKDAGAAFKNGVWKRIMEALTEEEYERAVVVMEDRYGRWPAVLDYVHKTWLNDHRKKFVLAWTNEVLHFGNIRTCRVESQHSVIKSWLGSSQGSLDTVFRKVHASINNQVTEIKNGLEGSRRRHGVLFKHYLYQHLIGRVSHHALELILDEHTRMRNLSTEVYERCGCAMLTTHGLPCACNIFTALQGGVGIYIDLVHPFWRTLEIGEGAEIPEVVAESAQVTELFRSLVDDVLARDIAVIRDISRIVHNELHLEHAGYEEPEPNLTRRGRPRRQRNSTTRNLSLIEHVRNTGPRTISDQGASSSGNPQSRSSLGSYMSIDLIPPRFKESLPDFMLQYIRGYRDVIPNGNCGFRCAAEFFLGDQERYGEILSTVVGEIKKLDQYKRVYLPETISNASYRIDWRGGMCGQEHWMITDPDLWPIATHFNAVVVIFAIGGESSLIPSATILPLENRYEATRTTKEIVLAFVNKCHYILLDMAPDCPLPSIPHRWRALADYGVREWESRYETRIQAWTRYSDEFNFRMGRY
- the LOC110791818 gene encoding protein MAINTENANCE OF MERISTEMS translates to MLLQAWIYEHFPCFRPRSVRKDVGPDEPLASSWVYAAESKDKYRLVSFRARLDRLTPEEVVWTPFCDDPAVQCPRTVYMGPICYRDIGEMYNLDRVTRQLGYMQRIPQDVLFIGKAYRPPNFRHYEVDFHDLSYVSKWWDRFAAGYSSCLILSSLAPVPEGVPYAFDEQYMSWFLEWSHPHITPGFGEVPVVTPIHDRTHTEYWVGRYEQVIHALLQEKNDPSHPTTLAATEFKSGRLFVIACDRMRVSIDFVIDFILWTFYGFYM